In Pleuronectes platessa chromosome 4, fPlePla1.1, whole genome shotgun sequence, the following proteins share a genomic window:
- the fbp1a gene encoding fructose-1,6-bisphosphatase 1a, with product MSDRGTFDTNVVTMTRFVMEEGRRAKGTGELTTLLNAVGTAVKAISSAVRKAGIAHLYGIAGSTNVTGDQVKKLDIMSNDLIINMIKSSFTSCVLVSEENDKAIIVEPDTRGKYVVCFDPLDGSSNIDCLVSIGTIFAIYRKITDDEPGEKDALHPGRSLVAAGYALYGSATMVVLSTGQGVNCFMLDPAIGEFILVDRDVKIKKRGKIYSLNEGYAKYFDPAVTEYLQKKKFPEDGTEPYGARYIGSMVADVHRTLMYGGIFLYPGNVKSPKGKLRLLYECNPMAFIIEQAGGMASTGLENILDIQPESIHQRAPVAMGSPEDVLEYIAICQKHAKK from the exons ATGTCCGACCGAGGAACCTTCGACACCAACGTGGTCACCATGACCCGGTTCGTCATGGAGGAGGGCCGGAGGGCGAAGGGCACCGGGGAGCTGACCACGCTGCTCAACGCTGTGGGCACGGCGGTGAAGGCCATCTCCAGCGCCGTGCGTAAAGCTGGGATCGCTCACCT TTACGGTATCGCTGGCAGCACGAATGTGACGGGAGACCAGGTGAAGAAGCTGGACATCATGTCCAATGATCTGATCATCAACATGATCAAGTCGTCCTTCACCTCCTGCGTTCTGGTGTCTGAAGAGAACGACAAAGCCATCATCGTAGAGCCGGACACGagg GGAAAGTACGTTGTGTGCTTCGATCCTTTGGACGGCTCGTCCAACATCGACTGTCTCGTCTCCATCGGCACCATCTTTGCCATCTACAGAAAG ATCACAGATGACGAGCCCGGTGAGAAGGACGCGCTGCATCCCGGCAGAAGCCTCGTGGCAGCCGGCTACGCCCTCTACGGCAGCGCCACCATGGTCGTGCTCTCCACCGGCCAAGGAGTCAACTGCTTCATGCTCGACCCA GCAATCGGAGAATTTATCCTGGTGGATCGGGACGTGAAGATCAAGAAGCGAGGGAAGATCTACAGCTTGAACGAAGGCTACGCAAAGTACTTCGACCCCGCCGTCACGGAGtacctgcagaagaagaagttccCCGAG GACGGCACTGAGCCCTATGGTGCCCGCTACATTGGTTCCATGGTGGCAGACGTTCACCGAACACTGATGTATGGAGGCATCTTTTTATACCCGGGCAATGTGAAGAGCCCCAAGGGAAAG CTGCGGCTGCTGTACGAATGCAACCCCATGGCCTTCATCATCGAGCAGGCGGGGGGCATGGCCTCCACCGGATTAGAGAACATCCTGGACATCCAGCCGGAGAGCATCCACCAGCGGGCTCCCGTGGCCATGGGCTCCCCGGAGGACGTGCTGGAGTACATCGCCATCTGCCAGAAGCACGCCAAGAAGTGA